The window CCCAAAACCGATTAAGTTTTATGTTGGATGAAGGCCCAGAAGCAACCCAGAGAGACAGAGGGCCGATATTCATAATTACATTTTATTTCAATTCATTTCAAATGTACTATCTATTTTATTCATAGTTCTTTTTGTAAATAAGAGCCGTTAAAAACTCAGGGTAAGTGCGCATGGGGAGGTGAGAGCCGAGTTTATTCTCAATGATGCTTTTGCTGCATTAATCATCTATCTTAGTCATAACGCTTGTCTTAGTCACGACAACCCCATCGCTCTCGCCAGTAACGCGGCGCTAAGCGGTGTCGAGGAAGCATTGCTCAAGTATGATATCAATGGCACAACCGTCCTTTGGGACATTCCTGCTAAAAAAGAATGAGGATCGAGAAAAATGAAGCTCCTCGACGCAGGAGCTTTAGAGTGCTTATAAACCGTATGTTAGTATAATTCAGTTAACTGAAAGTCGCCAAATTTAGATGACGGTCTTGACGTCCGTATCATGATGGTCCACCCAGGATATTCACAAGCtggagaggaagagccTTTCCAAGTCTGGTTATCCTGTGTGTGAGGGATCGGGTACTTAGGAAATTGTCACGGACCATCCTTGAGCTCTGGGGCGCAGGTCGGGTAGccgaggaaagaaaagaaggaacTAAGAGGGAAAAAATTGAAAGCTGGCCTAGGTCTGGGTTGCTAGGATACTAGGTTCTCAAGACTGAATTGGATGTGATGTTGTTGATCCTGGAGGATATATTCTTCCGGACTTGCACTGAGGGATATGTGAAGAAAGGAAACTAACTAAAGAACTCGTTTCTATTATatatattatatatatCTAACCTCCACTCCGGTCCTCTCTCCACCCCAAGATTCTCAATAAATTATTGATAATGAAACTGTGGCAGAAAACCAGCAAATGTTGCTAGAGTTCTTTCTATGTGTTTGCTCTATCCTTTCAAATACTTGACTGCGATTAACTCTGGTTCCAAAAAGGATAGAGTGGATGTGTTTGATACTGCAGCTATCGCTCCTGGTAGAGCGCGGAAAAGCTTAAAGCTACTCTTGCTTTTTGTCCTAGGTCCTTTGTATGCAATTGTACTTGGAGCACTATGTGTAGGCGTTGCAATGGCTAGTCTGGAGAGTTTGAGAAGACTAAGCTGCCTTGGGCCGATGGTTCTTATGTAGTCGACGAAGGACTACTCCTTACATATCTTTCTCAGCTCTATGCGGAATCATCTTTCCCACACTTTCCTTACATCATCCCCTCAgacctcttccttccctAACGCCTCCAGGTTGgcccctcctcctcgtcctcttcccttctctctATCCTGTCCTCAACACTGCAAAACTACTTCTCTGCCTTCCTCTCGTCCTTCTCTTTAATTTTCCCCAACCCTCATCATTCTTCTGTATTTTTAGAGGTCCACTAATCGCAACTATTTGGGTCTAGGGACTCTGTGTATTTGTTGTGGATGATATGTCGACGAACTGCCTTCAGAAACTGTAAGATTGTGAATGACCTCTTGAAGGGATTGGAGCCATGCCGCGTAGAGAAGAGAGACAAGGCATGTTTTGAAGATGAATGACCACCAGACATTGCTCTTCATGTATACTGCTTGTTGGAGTTCTGGAACCATGCTTAGCCTCTTCCAAGGTCTGAAGAGCTATCGTGAAGCGGCCAGACTACGGAGGACTTAATATATGAACAGCCAGGGTGGACCACAAGGTGCATTAACCAACCCCAAAAGCCCTACTCTGAACTGATATCATGATAACGTGTCTTCACCTTTCTCGCACATCATCTTCGGCGGCCCTAGGCTGACATCAATCATGTGATGTTTTTTGGCACTGCTGCAATATGAGTAGAAGAATATTAATTAGGGACAGAAAGATATGAGGCGTCGAAGTAAAGGAAGCACAAATGCGTACAAGTAGTTTAGTGCACAATTAAAGATGCTGTCGAAACGAGTTCATCAGGAACCCCAGGTACGTATTTCAACGATCTCCGCGACGTCAGTCTCGCCTTTGTAATGCCGTGGGAATAGCCGTGCGAAATCGGAATGGGAATTCCTTCTTTGCCGAAGCTCGTATATGTATACTCACTGGACATTTCTTCTCCGACGTGCCTTCGGTAACTGCCTGCTGTCGTAGCTGGAGATTTCAGCATACCGTTGCGAAACACATTGCCTTATCTGTTTCATCCCTTCATTTCCATCTCGGAGCGAGACTCTAAGCTCGAATCACTGACTATTCAATAATATGGCGCAGAGTTCTAGCGACGATAATGTCTGGGAAGAACGTTGGTATGTCTCATTGGTATGCGTCTGCGTCATTTCAGGAGTGCTGACTATTTCAGGGCTCAAGGAAGGACACTGTTCGACCAATCTGCCGCCCATCCAGCTTTTGTTAAGTTCCTAAAGTCAGATACCGCGAGCGAGTTAGGTGTACCGAAGAGTGGGAAAGCACTGGTCCCGGGGTGTGGTAGGGTAAGCTAATAAAAACGTTGTAATAGCTAACGATTCGTAGGGCTATGACGTCCACCTCCTTGCCAGTACAGGTCTTGATGCTACAGGCTTGGATCTTGCCCCCACTGGAGTCGAAGCTGCAAGACGGTAAGTAATAGATAGAGGGTCTCACGGTAGTGCAGGCATTCAACCGGAAATACATAGCTGGATAGGATCACAGCCTAGTACATCCGGCAAGACTGATGTAGTGGTTCAAGACTTCTTTACATACCACCCATCAGAGAAGTTCGATGTCATCTATGACTATACGTAAGCTCTCAAGCTTCCTAGTCATGGAATCATTTATTCACGCCCTGATAGCTTCTTGTGTGCCCTTCCGCCATCTCTCCGATCCGAATGGGCCCGCCAAACAACTCAACTTGCCAACATCGCTACTAATACAAACCCTATACTCATCACCCTTATGTACCCCCTCCTACCGACTGCTCGATCTGGTGGCCCGCCATTTGCACTCTCGGAGGAAATTTACGAGGAGTTACTGAAGGGGCAGGGATGGAAAATGGTTTGGAGTGAAGATATTAAAGAGCCAACAAGGATGGTTGGGGCACCTGGTGGAGAGAAGTTAGCAGTGTGGCAAAGGATTTAGTGCAAGTTGGCCAGGACGCTCTTTGGGTTATCAACAGTGATTTGAATCAGAGAGTACAAGATTCTATGCAGCCGAAATTCATCAAGCCGGATGTTCATCTTTATGTACAACTAACTCTTATCATTTCGCAATTTCCAAAAACTCCGTCCCTCCTCGGTAGGTATCTCCTATCTCCCAGCGCAGCTTTTCTTGTCCGACAGCCGTGCCAAACCCATTAATCACCTCCCCCAAAATCCTCAGTTCTTCTTCCGGCCCCAGTCCCAAACcgccttcctcctcttctgcaCCGGCTGCTAAATGAAACCCCATAATCGACGCATCGAACATCCCTATCTGATCCCTAAACCCCATAATGGTCCGCCTCGTATTCTCCAAAGCCCTCACCAGGCTACTTATTGTCTTTATGGTCTCTTGCGTTACCATCAAATTCCTCTTCATTATCTCCCCTCTACTCAGAGGGCCTCCAACCAGTGCGCGTTTTCCTCGACTAACAGCTTCCCCTAAGGCACCTCGTCTCCAAGCGGGGGCCTCATCAAGCTCCATTTGGTGATCGCGCTGGAGGGATTGTAATTTGAGCCATACTTCCCTTCCTAGGGCAGATGCGCGGGTGGCATGAATGGTAGATTGAGAGGTGAGGGAGTGAAGGGTGTCGAGGGTGGAGGTAATGCGATAAAGGAGGTGATGTAGGGTTTTGGAGAGCTGTGAGGGTGAGGGGGGatgggtggaggagagTGAGAGGAGTAGACGAGAAAACTGGAAGAGGGGATATATGAACGACTGGTAGATAATACGACAAGACTTACCTCCCATTGGATCCAGCTGAATTTATCGACGCTGGTAGAGTCGATGAAGGAAAGTTGATCCATCAAGTCACGCGAGTAGTCACCCAGCTATGCATGTTCAGCAAGCATTCTTCATTGGTTGAATAACACACCTTTATGACCTGCTCGCCAACCCCCATATCCTGCTGCGTCCCATAAGTCATCATCGCTCCTATCTGCCATATCCTGTAATTCAATCAGCTCATCCTACAGCGAGGCAGAATCAAACTCACCTGACGGGATCCAGAGGATCAATAACATGCTCTTCTCCCAACAGTTTCACGCTATCGAATATATTCCTAGCCCATTTAACTCTTTTCGTCAGCCCTTGGGCCACTAGGCCTACATCTATCTCCTCTTTTGGCTGTGGGGCAAGCCATTTCCAAAAGGGACGTGCCGTAGTTCCGATAGTGTCAGAAGCTTCTTGAGTCGTGGTTGAGGAGTGGGAAGTGGTGAAAAGGGAGTGGGCGCAGAAAAGGCCGGTGAGCGCACATGAAGGTGTAGCAAGTGCTCGTGCCGAGAAACCCATGACATCCTTGCTTAAGTCCCCAAGCCTCGGTATATCTAAACAAGAAGACTTGAAAACATAGCTCAGCATATTGGAGAGGAGGCCTGTAATCCAGCCCGGCAAACGGTGTATAATCACATACCCAGCTAGAGTAGCGAGGGCAACAAGTATGAAACCATTGATTAAGTGTGCGAAGACGGGGAAGCAGACTATCTGGATAGGGTACAGGATTAGACGAACAGGTGTGAGGAGATAGGAGAGGGAGGTAACAAGAATCGGAGCATTACGTTCGGGTGTGCGGGAGGCTGGCCGACGCCGTCGTGGCGTGGCTGGTCGAGCATCTATCCGTCGCCGAGGTCCTTGACGCCGAGATTGTCTTGAAGTATAGACGGAAGCATTGGAATTTGCTGGACGGCCGGCGCGTAAGGGCGTTGACGGCGTGTACATTCCTCGAGTGGCCAAATGACGAGGAGAATCAGAATCTGAAGATTCCCAGTCATCCTCGGGACGCGGATGGTTTGGCCCACATTCAGCTAGACGAGTATAAGGATATTCACCTGGTAATGACATGCGTGGAGGAGACTGCCGGCATGGATCGGTCAGTAAGCTTTGTGATGTTGTCAAAGAAAAATCATTGGAATATGTGACATTGAAGTGAAGGAGATTTATTATTGTATAACTAGCAATATGGACAAGTGTGG is drawn from Cryptococcus gattii WM276 chromosome A, complete sequence and contains these coding sequences:
- a CDS encoding uncharacterized protein (Similar to TIGR gene model, INSD accession AAW41015.1), producing the protein MAQSSSDDNVWEERWAQGRTLFDQSAAHPAFVKFLKSDTASELGVPKSGKALVPGCGRGYDVHLLASTGLDATGLDLAPTGVEAARRWIGSQPSTSGKTDVVVQDFFTYHPSEKFDVIYDYTFLCALPPSLRSEWARQTTQLANIATNTNPILITLMYPLLPTARSGGPPFALSEEIYEELLKGQGWKMVWSEDIKEPTRMVGAPGGEKLAVWQRI
- a CDS encoding Hypothetical Protein (Similar to TIGR gene model, INSD accession AAW41017.1), encoding MSLPGEYPYTRLAECGPNHPRPEDDWESSDSDSPRHLATRGMYTPSTPLRAGRPANSNASVYTSRQSRRQGPRRRIDARPATPRRRRPASRTPERNAPILVTSLSYLLTPVRLILYPIQIVCFPVFAHLINGFILVALATLAGYVIIHRLPGWITGLLSNMLSYVFKSSCLDIPRLGDLSKDVMGFSARALATPSCALTGLFCAHSLFTTSHSSTTTQEASDTIGTTARPFWKWLAPQPKEEIDVGLVAQGLTKRVKWARNIFDSVKLLGEEHVIDPLDPVRIWQIGAMMTYGTQQDMGVGEQVIKLGDYSRDLMDQLSFIDSTSVDKFSWIQWEFSRLLLSLSSTHPPSPSQLSKTLHHLLYRITSTLDTLHSLTSQSTIHATRASALGREVWLKLQSLQRDHQMELDEAPAWRRGALGEAVSRGKRALVGGPLSRGEIMKRNLMVTQETIKTISSLVRALENTRRTIMGFRDQIGMFDASIMGFHLAAGAEEEEGGLGLGPEEELRILGEVINGFGTAVGQEKLRWEIGDTYRGGTEFLEIAK